The following proteins come from a genomic window of Gallalistipes aquisgranensis:
- a CDS encoding ABC transporter ATP-binding protein, with product MEIVRVEHVTKQYAGHKALDDVSLSIPEGCVYGLLGPNGAGKTTLIRIINRITAPDSGTVWLDGRPLQPDDVYRIGYLPEERGLYKKMKVGEQAVYFARLKGLSRREATLRLREWFDRFGIRPWWNRRVEELSKGMAQKIQFIVTVLHRPRLLIFDEPFSGFDPINANLLKTEILRLKEEGATVIFSTHNMSSVEEICDHITLINRSRNILSGRVEEIRHRYGENLFQIDFLGDGDALRRVLEERFGAVEEGGASSLYGSLRVRLEGADRVRELLALANDRVSVRGFREIIPGMNDIFIKAVEGKL from the coding sequence ATGGAGATAGTCAGAGTAGAGCACGTAACCAAACAATATGCCGGACACAAGGCGCTGGACGATGTTTCCCTTTCGATTCCCGAGGGTTGCGTCTACGGTCTGCTGGGTCCCAACGGAGCGGGCAAGACGACCCTGATCCGCATCATCAACCGCATCACGGCGCCCGACAGCGGCACGGTCTGGCTCGACGGCCGCCCGTTGCAGCCGGACGATGTCTACCGCATCGGCTACCTGCCCGAGGAACGGGGCTTGTACAAGAAGATGAAGGTGGGCGAACAGGCTGTCTATTTCGCCCGGCTCAAGGGGCTTTCGCGCCGCGAGGCCACGCTGCGCCTGCGGGAATGGTTCGACCGTTTCGGCATCCGTCCCTGGTGGAACAGACGCGTGGAGGAGCTCAGCAAGGGAATGGCCCAGAAGATACAGTTCATCGTGACGGTGCTCCACCGGCCGCGGCTGCTCATCTTCGACGAGCCTTTCAGCGGTTTCGACCCGATCAATGCCAACCTGCTCAAGACGGAGATTCTCCGGCTGAAGGAGGAGGGCGCCACCGTGATCTTTTCGACCCACAACATGTCCTCGGTCGAGGAGATATGCGACCATATCACGCTGATAAACCGTTCCCGCAATATCCTCAGCGGCCGGGTGGAGGAGATCCGCCACCGTTACGGGGAGAATCTGTTCCAGATCGACTTCCTCGGTGACGGGGATGCCCTGCGCCGGGTGCTGGAGGAGCGCTTCGGCGCGGTGGAGGAGGGCGGAGCTTCGTCGCTCTACGGTTCGTTGCGGGTGCGCCTCGAGGGGGCCGACCGGGTCCGGGAGCTGCTCGCCCTGGCCAACGACCGGGTCTCTGTGCGCGGTTTTCGGGAGATCATTCCGGGTATGAACGACATATTCATCAAGGCGGTCGAAGGTAAACTGTAA
- a CDS encoding ABC transporter permease, translated as MGKTGIIVAREFNERVRKRSFILTTILTPLLLVGLMVAPVLVSRLGSDREKEILVVDRSGVVAPQLESGDRLTFRPETRPLGELRTQRQEVYGILVIGADVLTDPHDVQLYTYEAPTLEVENALSDRIARVIEAEKLKAYRIDSLPQILERVETDVSLQVFRIDGEGREQERSGVLSTVLAYLSGFLIYMFVFLYGAMVMQGVIEEKSSRVLEIMVSSVRPYELMMGKILGIAAVALTQFLIWVVLIFVLGGAAMSLAAGDALAEGAAAVTGGMSGAVGPLSGLDADSLDALRRVTDPAFLGRIFAGFVVYFIGGYLLYAAMFAAIGSAVDNVADSQQLQMPVTIPMVLALVVMLAVMNDPDGGLAFWFSMIPLTSPVIMMARLPYGVPFWEVALSVALLYASFAGMVWVAGKIYRVGIFMYGKKPGLKELFKWVRYKY; from the coding sequence ATGGGAAAAACAGGCATAATCGTCGCAAGGGAATTCAACGAGCGGGTGCGCAAGCGCAGTTTCATTCTCACCACGATTCTCACCCCGCTGCTGCTGGTAGGGCTGATGGTGGCCCCTGTGCTGGTCTCCCGCCTCGGGTCCGACAGGGAGAAGGAGATCCTGGTGGTGGACCGCAGCGGCGTGGTCGCTCCGCAGCTGGAGAGCGGCGACCGGCTGACGTTCCGTCCCGAGACCCGGCCGCTCGGGGAGCTGAGGACCCAGAGGCAGGAGGTGTACGGTATTCTGGTGATCGGAGCCGACGTGCTGACCGATCCGCACGACGTACAACTCTATACCTACGAGGCTCCCACGCTGGAGGTGGAAAACGCCCTTTCGGACCGGATCGCCCGCGTGATCGAGGCCGAAAAGCTGAAGGCATACCGTATCGACTCCCTGCCGCAGATTCTCGAGCGGGTCGAAACCGACGTTTCGCTCCAGGTGTTCCGCATCGACGGGGAGGGCCGCGAGCAGGAGCGTTCGGGCGTGCTCTCCACCGTGCTGGCCTATCTGTCCGGTTTCCTGATCTATATGTTCGTCTTCCTCTACGGAGCGATGGTCATGCAGGGGGTGATCGAGGAGAAAAGTTCCCGCGTGCTGGAGATTATGGTCTCTTCCGTGCGGCCTTACGAACTGATGATGGGCAAGATCCTGGGGATCGCCGCCGTGGCCCTCACCCAGTTCCTGATCTGGGTGGTGCTGATCTTCGTGCTGGGCGGGGCGGCCATGTCGCTGGCTGCGGGCGATGCCCTGGCGGAAGGGGCCGCGGCCGTGACCGGAGGAATGTCCGGAGCCGTGGGGCCTCTTTCGGGGCTCGACGCCGACAGTCTCGACGCCCTGCGGCGGGTGACCGATCCCGCCTTTCTGGGCCGGATCTTCGCCGGATTCGTGGTCTATTTCATCGGGGGATACCTGCTCTATGCGGCCATGTTCGCCGCCATCGGCAGTGCCGTGGACAACGTGGCCGATTCCCAGCAGCTCCAGATGCCCGTCACCATTCCGATGGTGCTGGCACTGGTCGTGATGCTCGCCGTGATGAACGACCCCGACGGCGGGCTGGCCTTCTGGTTCAGCATGATTCCGCTCACTTCGCCCGTCATCATGATGGCCCGTCTGCCCTACGGGGTTCCCTTCTGGGAGGTGGCCCTCTCCGTGGCGCTGCTTTACGCCAGTTTCGCCGGCATGGTGTGGGTGGCCGGCAAGATCTACCGGGTGGGGATTTTCATGTACGGCAAGAAGCCCGGCCTGAAGGAGCTTTTCAAGTGGGTGCGTTACAAATATTGA
- the galE gene encoding UDP-glucose 4-epimerase GalE has product MKKRVLVTGGAGYIGSHTAVELIEAGYDVVVADDLSNAEMTAVEGVRRITGAEVPFVKADCSDPAQLFPIFEQYPVDAVIHFAAFKAVGESVHKPLDYYRNNLSLLITVLEAMRKYGVENIVFSSSCTVYGQADVLPVTEQTPRKEAESPYGNTKKMCEDILRDSVKAYPGLKGIALRYFNPIGAHPSALIGELPRGVPNNLVPYVTQTAAGLREQLSVFGDDYNTPDGSCLRDYIDVVDLARAHVAAIGRMVGGRSKAPYEIFNVGTGRPVSVLELVHTFEKVNGVKVNYKIVGRRAGDIEAVWADTSYANSELGWKAEKSLEETLAGAWNWEKHRRGIE; this is encoded by the coding sequence ATGAAAAAACGAGTGTTGGTAACGGGCGGCGCGGGTTATATCGGTTCCCATACCGCCGTGGAGCTGATCGAAGCGGGCTACGACGTGGTGGTCGCCGACGATCTGTCGAATGCGGAGATGACGGCTGTGGAGGGCGTGCGCAGGATCACGGGTGCGGAGGTTCCCTTCGTGAAGGCCGATTGCAGCGATCCCGCCCAGCTTTTCCCGATCTTCGAGCAGTATCCGGTCGATGCCGTGATCCACTTCGCCGCTTTCAAGGCCGTGGGGGAATCGGTCCATAAACCGCTCGACTATTACCGCAATAACCTCTCCCTGCTGATTACCGTGCTGGAGGCCATGCGCAAATACGGCGTGGAGAATATCGTCTTCTCCTCCTCCTGCACTGTCTACGGACAGGCCGACGTGCTGCCCGTCACCGAACAGACCCCCCGCAAGGAGGCCGAATCGCCCTACGGCAACACCAAGAAGATGTGCGAGGATATTCTGCGCGACTCCGTGAAAGCCTATCCCGGGCTGAAGGGAATCGCGCTGCGCTATTTCAATCCGATCGGGGCCCATCCTTCGGCCCTGATCGGCGAACTGCCCCGCGGCGTGCCCAACAACCTGGTTCCCTACGTGACGCAGACGGCGGCCGGGCTCCGCGAGCAGCTGAGCGTCTTCGGAGACGACTACAACACGCCGGACGGCTCCTGTCTCCGTGACTATATCGACGTGGTCGACCTGGCCAGGGCCCATGTGGCGGCGATCGGCCGCATGGTCGGGGGGAGGAGCAAGGCTCCTTACGAGATTTTCAATGTCGGAACGGGCCGTCCCGTGTCTGTGCTCGAACTGGTGCACACGTTCGAAAAGGTGAACGGCGTGAAGGTCAACTATAAGATCGTGGGCCGCAGGGCCGGCGACATCGAAGCGGTGTGGGCCGACACCTCCTATGCCAACAGCGAATTGGGCTGGAAGGCCGAAAAGAGCCTCGAAGAGACGCTCGCCGGTGCCTGGAACTGGGAAAAGCACCGGCGCGGGATCGAGTGA
- a CDS encoding amidophosphoribosyltransferase, producing the protein MSGFFGCVSKRDCVADVFYGTDYHSHLGTKRAGMAFWDGQSFVRTIHSLESAYFRNKFEGDLPKFAGSRLGIGVISDGESQPITLTSHLGRFSVVTIGRVDNIEELTGELLERKINFAELSGSKINPTELVAILVSLGTDFREGIELVQRKVKGSCTMMILTERGIYAVRDRFGRTPVLIGKNGDGYAVATESSAFANLEYLPCRELGPGEAVFVTENGTEQVIAPGRRKQICSFMWVYYGYPSSWYEGINVEDARYRCGAALAGRDDLKEVDYAAGIPDSGIGHAIGYANEKRIPYKRAFVKYTPTWPRSFMPQNQNMRDLVAKMKLIPNEAFTKGAKMVLLDDSIVRGTQLKDNIIKLTESGADKIHIRIACPPLIYPCVFLNFSTSRSTFDLFTRRVIRELEGTEEFSEELLQEYADPDSERHARMVELMRRTIGADTLRFQRLDDLVKAIGLPKEELCTHCWDNSSYME; encoded by the coding sequence ATGAGCGGATTTTTCGGTTGTGTCTCCAAGCGGGACTGCGTGGCGGACGTATTCTACGGCACGGACTACCATTCGCACCTGGGCACCAAACGGGCCGGCATGGCCTTCTGGGACGGGCAGTCGTTCGTGCGCACGATCCACTCGCTGGAGAGCGCCTATTTCCGGAATAAGTTCGAGGGCGACCTGCCCAAATTCGCCGGCTCGCGGCTGGGCATCGGCGTCATCAGCGACGGGGAGTCGCAGCCCATCACCCTCACCTCCCACCTGGGACGTTTCTCGGTGGTGACGATCGGCCGGGTGGACAACATCGAAGAGCTGACCGGCGAACTGCTGGAGCGCAAGATCAATTTCGCCGAACTCTCCGGTTCGAAGATCAACCCCACGGAGCTGGTCGCCATCCTGGTCAGCCTCGGGACCGACTTCCGGGAGGGGATCGAACTGGTGCAGCGGAAGGTGAAAGGATCGTGCACGATGATGATCCTGACCGAACGGGGCATCTACGCCGTGCGCGACCGGTTCGGCCGCACGCCGGTGCTGATCGGCAAAAACGGAGACGGATACGCGGTCGCCACGGAGAGTTCGGCGTTCGCCAACCTGGAGTACCTGCCCTGCCGGGAACTCGGGCCGGGAGAGGCGGTTTTCGTGACGGAGAACGGCACGGAACAGGTCATCGCCCCCGGACGGAGGAAACAGATATGTTCGTTCATGTGGGTCTACTACGGCTATCCCTCGTCATGGTACGAAGGGATCAACGTGGAGGACGCCCGCTACCGCTGCGGTGCGGCGCTGGCCGGACGGGACGATCTGAAGGAGGTGGACTATGCCGCGGGGATTCCCGATTCGGGCATCGGGCACGCCATCGGGTACGCCAACGAGAAACGGATCCCCTACAAGCGGGCCTTCGTGAAGTACACCCCCACGTGGCCGCGCAGCTTCATGCCCCAGAACCAGAACATGCGCGACCTGGTGGCCAAGATGAAGCTCATCCCCAACGAAGCGTTCACCAAAGGGGCGAAAATGGTGCTGCTGGACGATTCGATCGTACGGGGCACACAGCTCAAGGACAATATCATCAAACTCACGGAATCGGGTGCAGACAAGATCCACATCCGGATCGCCTGCCCGCCGCTGATCTACCCCTGCGTCTTCCTCAACTTCTCCACCTCGCGCTCCACGTTCGACCTCTTCACCCGGCGGGTGATCCGGGAACTGGAGGGCACCGAGGAGTTTTCGGAGGAGCTGCTGCAGGAGTACGCCGATCCCGATTCGGAGCGCCATGCCCGCATGGTGGAGCTGATGCGCAGGACGATCGGCGCCGACACGCTCCGTTTCCAGCGGCTGGACGATCTGGTCAAAGCCATCGGCCTGCCCAAAGAGGAGCTCTGCACCCACTGCTGGGACAATTCGAGCTACATGGAGTAA
- the folE gene encoding GTP cyclohydrolase I FolE, with translation MEENYCKEEHFSPEAIERLSHHYREILTILGEDPGREGLLKTPERVAKAMAFLTQGYHADPKEILLSAKFREEYKQMVIVKDIELYSLCEHHMLPFYGKAHVAYIPNGYITGLSKIARVVEAFARRLQVQERLTVQIRDCIQEALNPMGVAVVIEASHMCMQMRGVQKQNSATTTSAFTGVFLSQMRTREEFIHLIGSRLR, from the coding sequence ATGGAAGAGAACTACTGCAAGGAGGAACATTTTTCGCCCGAAGCGATCGAGAGGCTTTCGCACCACTACCGGGAAATCCTCACTATCCTGGGGGAGGACCCCGGACGCGAGGGCCTGCTCAAGACCCCGGAGCGGGTAGCCAAGGCGATGGCATTCCTCACGCAGGGCTACCATGCCGACCCGAAAGAGATCCTGCTGTCGGCCAAATTCCGGGAGGAGTACAAGCAGATGGTAATCGTGAAGGACATCGAACTCTACTCCCTGTGCGAACACCACATGCTTCCCTTCTACGGAAAGGCCCACGTGGCCTATATCCCCAACGGATACATCACGGGGCTGTCGAAGATCGCGCGGGTGGTGGAGGCATTCGCCCGGCGGCTCCAGGTGCAGGAACGGCTGACGGTACAGATCCGCGACTGCATCCAGGAGGCGCTCAACCCGATGGGGGTGGCCGTGGTGATCGAAGCCAGTCACATGTGCATGCAGATGCGGGGGGTGCAGAAACAGAATTCGGCCACCACGACATCGGCCTTCACGGGCGTGTTCCTCTCGCAGATGCGCACGCGGGAGGAGTTCATCCACCTGATCGGCAGCCGGCTCAGATAG
- a CDS encoding amidohydrolase family protein encodes MEKSTRTFRRIAAHYLYTPRGFLRGGILSVDAEGRIAAVETSDRVDSLPGVEFYSGILIPGTVNAHCHLELSHLQGAVPAGCGLAAFARAVGMLRRSRTPQEREEAARYRIARMRAEGTVAVGDTCNGTGTFRIKRESPLYFHNFLELFGLRTTSAGPLEPLAKTCRAYGLPFSVTPHSTYSLSRDVFSRTADDGRKDEADGTFVPHSSGDTRGKGAEMSGPLSIHFMESEEERALYRGEGALWEWYRECGLPADFTGEGSPAERILRLVPRDRNLLLVHGTFATEEEIAALQEHFGERLTWVLCPRSNAYVTGGYPPVELLRRHGARIALGTDSAASNGTLSMLGEMQALKGIPLEELLGWATAGGARALGIDDRYGSLEAGKRPGVALLEGADLRNMRLTPASSLRRLV; translated from the coding sequence ATGGAAAAGAGTACCCGTACCTTTCGCAGGATAGCGGCACATTATCTCTACACGCCCCGTGGATTTCTCCGGGGCGGGATTCTCTCCGTTGACGCGGAGGGCCGCATCGCGGCGGTCGAAACAAGCGACCGGGTGGATTCGCTCCCGGGCGTGGAGTTTTACAGCGGCATCTTGATTCCGGGAACGGTCAACGCCCACTGTCATCTGGAGCTCTCCCACCTGCAAGGGGCCGTCCCTGCGGGATGCGGCCTCGCGGCATTCGCACGGGCCGTAGGGATGCTGCGCCGGTCCCGCACCCCGCAGGAGAGAGAGGAGGCGGCCCGGTACCGGATCGCCCGGATGCGGGCCGAGGGAACAGTCGCCGTGGGCGACACCTGCAACGGCACCGGAACTTTCCGGATCAAACGGGAGAGTCCGCTCTACTTCCACAACTTCCTGGAGCTGTTCGGACTGCGCACGACCTCGGCCGGCCCGCTGGAGCCGCTGGCGAAAACATGCAGGGCCTACGGCCTGCCTTTTTCGGTCACTCCCCACTCGACCTATTCGCTGAGTCGGGACGTTTTCTCCCGGACAGCGGACGACGGACGGAAAGACGAAGCGGACGGAACGTTCGTTCCGCACTCCTCCGGAGACACTCGGGGAAAGGGTGCGGAAATGTCCGGCCCGCTGTCGATCCACTTCATGGAGAGCGAAGAGGAACGGGCTCTTTACCGGGGCGAAGGAGCCCTGTGGGAATGGTACCGGGAGTGCGGACTGCCGGCCGACTTCACGGGCGAAGGCTCCCCGGCCGAACGCATCCTCCGCCTCGTGCCCCGCGACCGTAACCTGCTGCTCGTCCACGGCACGTTCGCCACCGAGGAGGAGATCGCCGCCCTGCAGGAGCACTTCGGGGAACGACTGACGTGGGTGCTCTGTCCCCGTTCGAACGCATACGTCACGGGCGGGTATCCGCCCGTGGAACTGCTTCGCCGCCACGGCGCACGGATCGCGTTGGGCACGGATTCGGCCGCCTCGAACGGAACGCTCTCGATGCTCGGGGAGATGCAGGCGCTGAAGGGAATCCCCTTGGAAGAGCTGCTCGGCTGGGCTACGGCAGGAGGCGCCCGGGCACTCGGGATCGACGACCGGTACGGATCGCTGGAGGCGGGCAAACGGCCGGGCGTGGCGCTGCTCGAAGGCGCCGATCTGCGGAACATGCGTCTGACCCCGGCGTCCTCGCTCCGGCGGCTGGTGTAA
- a CDS encoding DUF4296 domain-containing protein, with protein MKTSRVILFAAALLLAGGCSRPKTIADEDLRSIFKEIYLANAFCNNGRIDCDSMDIYEPIFEKYGYRPTDMIYTINDFSKRKSSRLSDIINEAIDQLEKEYEWYQDKVAVLDTIDLIAGERFKRTVYEDSLIVARRIADTGRLRILIPVEEGSYKIRYSYLIDSTDRNGSLRTNHLLRDSAGRQVSSSVNWMKKNNRQSYETKISATPRARVLEIRFGNYGKGLKAPSLRIDSLTVTYYLPAKAARDSLTRELMNYKLLIDGKEYPYLSQDSGTLSLHAPWISPGRDSLR; from the coding sequence ATGAAAACCTCACGAGTCATCCTCTTCGCCGCCGCTTTGCTCCTGGCGGGCGGCTGCTCCCGGCCCAAGACCATCGCCGACGAAGACCTGCGGTCGATCTTCAAGGAGATATACCTCGCCAACGCCTTCTGCAACAACGGGCGCATCGACTGCGATTCGATGGACATCTACGAACCCATCTTCGAAAAATACGGCTACCGCCCCACGGACATGATCTACACGATCAACGACTTCTCCAAACGCAAAAGCTCCCGCCTGTCGGACATCATCAACGAGGCGATCGACCAGCTCGAAAAGGAGTACGAATGGTACCAGGACAAGGTGGCCGTGCTCGACACGATCGACCTGATCGCGGGCGAACGGTTCAAACGGACGGTGTACGAGGATTCGCTGATCGTGGCCCGGCGCATCGCCGACACGGGCAGGCTCCGCATCCTGATCCCCGTGGAAGAGGGCAGCTACAAGATCCGGTACAGCTACCTGATCGACTCCACGGACCGGAACGGCAGTCTGCGCACGAACCACCTGCTGCGCGACTCGGCGGGCCGGCAGGTCTCCTCGTCGGTCAACTGGATGAAGAAGAACAACCGCCAGAGCTACGAGACGAAGATATCCGCCACGCCCCGCGCCCGGGTGCTCGAAATCCGTTTCGGAAACTACGGCAAGGGACTCAAGGCCCCGTCGCTGAGGATCGACTCGCTGACCGTGACCTACTACCTGCCCGCAAAGGCGGCCCGCGATTCGCTCACCCGCGAACTGATGAACTACAAACTGCTGATCGATGGAAAAGAGTACCCGTACCTTTCGCAGGATAGCGGCACATTATCTCTACACGCCCCGTGGATTTCTCCGGGGCGGGATTCTCTCCGTTGA
- a CDS encoding ABC transporter permease codes for MRWLSRLFARRYLLARKSHSVINIISGVSAFAVGVPVAALVILLSVFNGFGELVRSMYRTFDPDIAVTAAEGKVFDAASLDTARLRGLKEVEALSAVLEDNGLLEYRGRQYIGTVRGVDSLYPQVIPVEKMIVDGEYDLMFGDMEQAVVGQGLAYNLGVRRALYDPIRVYAPRRGASFSSLLPMESYRQDRIFPAGTFALEAETDNKYVIAPISFTRRLFDYPDKLSAVMIRLTPGTDPDRARDAIARAAGDGFRVLTREQQKASLYRIMVYEKWGVFLIGLLVLVIASFSVVGSVIMLVIEKQKDIRTLVTLGADIPFLRSIFVREGMLISLVGAAGGLVAGLAFCILQQQLGFIRIPAETFLVDAYPVVIQPGDIAGIAATVLLVNYLITKCTAVRMIPRSALTS; via the coding sequence ATGAGATGGCTCTCCCGGCTCTTCGCCCGGCGCTACCTGCTGGCCCGCAAGTCCCACTCGGTGATCAACATCATCTCCGGGGTGAGCGCGTTCGCGGTGGGGGTTCCCGTGGCGGCGCTGGTGATCCTGCTCTCGGTGTTCAACGGATTCGGGGAGCTGGTGCGCTCGATGTACCGGACGTTCGACCCGGACATAGCGGTCACGGCCGCCGAAGGTAAGGTGTTCGACGCGGCGAGCCTCGACACGGCACGTCTGAGGGGACTGAAGGAGGTGGAGGCGCTGTCGGCCGTCCTGGAAGACAACGGCCTGCTGGAGTACCGGGGACGGCAGTATATCGGCACGGTGCGCGGGGTGGACTCGCTCTACCCGCAAGTGATCCCCGTGGAGAAGATGATCGTGGATGGGGAGTACGACCTGATGTTCGGCGATATGGAACAGGCGGTGGTGGGCCAGGGGCTCGCCTACAACCTGGGTGTCCGCCGGGCGCTGTACGACCCGATCCGGGTCTACGCCCCGCGTCGGGGAGCCTCGTTCAGTTCGCTGCTGCCGATGGAGAGTTACCGACAGGACCGGATCTTCCCGGCCGGGACCTTCGCGCTGGAAGCCGAAACCGACAACAAATACGTCATCGCACCTATCTCCTTCACCCGAAGGCTGTTCGACTATCCGGACAAACTCTCGGCCGTGATGATCCGGCTCACGCCCGGCACCGATCCCGACCGGGCCCGAGATGCGATCGCCCGGGCCGCGGGCGACGGATTCCGGGTGCTGACCCGCGAGCAGCAGAAGGCGTCGCTCTACCGGATCATGGTTTACGAAAAATGGGGCGTCTTCCTGATCGGGCTGCTGGTTCTGGTCATCGCTTCCTTCTCCGTGGTGGGTTCGGTGATCATGCTGGTAATCGAAAAACAGAAGGACATCCGCACGCTCGTCACCCTCGGGGCGGACATTCCCTTCCTGCGGAGCATCTTCGTCCGCGAGGGTATGCTCATCTCGCTGGTCGGGGCGGCGGGCGGACTGGTCGCGGGACTGGCGTTCTGCATCCTGCAGCAGCAGCTGGGATTCATCCGCATTCCGGCCGAAACGTTCCTGGTGGACGCCTATCCGGTGGTGATCCAGCCGGGCGACATTGCCGGTATCGCGGCGACGGTCCTTCTGGTCAACTATCTGATAACGAAATGCACGGCGGTCCGAATGATCCCGCGCTCAGCACTTACGTCATGA
- the rbfA gene encoding 30S ribosome-binding factor RbfA: METTRQQKIARQIQKDISDILLKEAAALVKGVMVSVTAVRVSPDLSFARIYLSIFPFDRNEAVLESFRKNNWMIRKALGSRMRNQIKQVPEIDFRLDDSLEYIDNIDHLLREE; the protein is encoded by the coding sequence ATGGAGACGACGAGACAACAAAAGATAGCCCGGCAGATACAGAAAGACATCAGTGACATCCTGCTCAAGGAAGCGGCCGCACTGGTCAAGGGCGTCATGGTTTCGGTGACCGCCGTGCGCGTGAGTCCCGACCTGAGTTTCGCACGCATCTACCTGAGCATTTTCCCCTTCGACCGCAATGAGGCCGTGCTGGAGAGTTTCCGGAAGAACAACTGGATGATCCGCAAGGCGCTCGGCAGCCGGATGAGGAACCAGATCAAACAGGTCCCGGAGATCGACTTCCGGCTGGACGATTCGCTGGAGTACATCGACAACATCGACCACCTGCTCAGGGAGGAATAA
- a CDS encoding porin family protein codes for MTMKKATIITVTLFLLLGAGGVRAQHYVGIRAGYGSGSVRIFPPTETGMIWGLYSGGVSWKYYSPVKYVGAVEADLEFMQRGYKELMKGGFPYLPDDTTTTYHRTVNSLMLPLIWQPHFYFFKRTMRVFINLGLTFSYNIDSRYEWHSEWSGLLESKPYRMELTRDNRWGYGLCGGAGMGFLLGRLELMFEGRYYFGYSDILKNRNKYEDNPLRSPLDNINISVGLYWRLGKGGILSAPSDRVAEKLRRREKKQMARDEEAARTDRTAPDTGKTAEGNSGDQIRSQTGPENGQDDPATAPADNEKTNDHGDDETTKDSPADTERHQ; via the coding sequence ATGACGATGAAAAAAGCGACGATCATAACGGTGACCCTGTTCCTGCTCCTCGGGGCGGGAGGCGTACGGGCCCAGCACTACGTGGGTATCCGGGCCGGTTACGGCAGCGGGTCGGTCCGCATCTTCCCCCCCACCGAGACGGGCATGATCTGGGGTCTCTACTCGGGCGGCGTGTCCTGGAAATATTACAGCCCGGTCAAGTACGTGGGTGCCGTGGAAGCCGATCTCGAATTCATGCAGCGGGGCTACAAGGAGCTGATGAAGGGAGGATTCCCCTACCTGCCGGACGACACGACGACGACCTACCACCGGACCGTCAATTCGCTGATGCTGCCCCTGATCTGGCAGCCGCACTTCTACTTTTTCAAGCGGACGATGCGGGTGTTCATCAACCTGGGCCTCACCTTCTCCTATAACATCGACTCGCGTTACGAGTGGCATTCGGAGTGGTCGGGGCTGCTCGAATCGAAACCCTACCGCATGGAACTCACGCGGGACAACCGCTGGGGGTACGGTCTTTGCGGGGGAGCGGGCATGGGCTTCCTGCTCGGGCGTCTCGAACTGATGTTCGAAGGACGTTACTATTTCGGTTATTCCGACATTCTGAAAAACCGGAACAAATACGAAGACAATCCGCTGCGGTCGCCGCTCGACAATATCAATATCTCTGTGGGACTCTACTGGCGGCTGGGCAAGGGTGGCATCCTTTCGGCTCCCAGCGACCGCGTGGCCGAGAAGCTGCGCCGCCGGGAGAAAAAGCAGATGGCCCGCGACGAAGAGGCGGCCCGGACGGACCGCACCGCACCGGATACCGGAAAAACCGCGGAGGGGAACTCCGGCGACCAAATACGATCACAAACCGGACCGGAAAACGGACAGGACGATCCTGCGACCGCGCCGGCCGACAACGAAAAAACGAACGACCATGGAGACGACGAGACAACAAAAGATAGCCCGGCAGATACAGAAAGACATCAGTGA